From Phaeobacter sp. A36a-5a, the proteins below share one genomic window:
- a CDS encoding ABC transporter permease, giving the protein MRHFILRRFGVMFLTAACLTFVVFFLTNLMPNLEKLAKTEANARMSDAEVLSWLADRGYTQDIFSKYGEWLGIVPSARLSGTGGEIHTRCSRPVRPAEAAPLYCGVLQGEFGFSTVFKEEVSTVIAKRLGTTGYLMLAVLCVMVPLSLLIGVLAGMHEGSWVDRLLSTFSIITTSTPEYVSAVVLISFFASKNAGISPLLADWGLIDGPTLFKASAATAMQGITFANFTLPVLALTFYGMGYIARMTRASMIEVMTAQYIRTARLKGVSFRSIVLKHALRNAMITPFTVIMLQIPWLLTGVVIVETIFNYKGFGWALVQAAGNNDIELLMGISVVAVIVVLLTQLISDIGYVFLNPRIRVN; this is encoded by the coding sequence ATGCGACACTTCATTCTGCGGCGGTTCGGCGTCATGTTTTTGACGGCGGCTTGCCTGACCTTTGTGGTCTTCTTCCTGACCAATCTAATGCCCAATCTTGAAAAGCTGGCCAAGACAGAGGCCAATGCCCGTATGAGCGACGCTGAAGTCCTCTCCTGGCTGGCGGACCGCGGCTATACGCAGGACATCTTTTCCAAGTATGGCGAATGGCTTGGGATCGTCCCTTCCGCGCGGCTGAGCGGTACGGGCGGAGAAATACACACCCGCTGTTCGAGGCCGGTGCGTCCTGCGGAAGCGGCTCCGCTGTACTGCGGAGTACTTCAGGGTGAGTTCGGCTTCTCCACGGTGTTCAAGGAAGAGGTCAGCACCGTCATCGCCAAAAGGCTAGGCACCACCGGTTATCTGATGCTTGCGGTGCTCTGTGTCATGGTGCCGCTATCTCTGCTGATCGGAGTTCTGGCCGGCATGCACGAAGGCTCCTGGGTCGACCGGCTGCTCTCTACGTTCTCGATCATTACCACCTCCACCCCGGAGTATGTATCTGCGGTGGTGCTGATATCCTTTTTCGCTTCAAAAAATGCGGGGATTTCACCGCTGCTGGCAGACTGGGGCCTGATTGACGGCCCAACCCTGTTCAAAGCCTCTGCCGCCACAGCGATGCAGGGCATTACCTTTGCCAACTTCACCCTGCCTGTCCTGGCGCTGACCTTCTACGGTATGGGCTACATCGCCCGGATGACCCGCGCCTCGATGATCGAGGTGATGACCGCGCAGTACATCCGCACCGCCCGCCTGAAAGGGGTGAGCTTCCGTTCCATTGTGCTGAAACACGCGCTCAGGAATGCAATGATTACCCCTTTTACTGTGATCATGCTGCAAATTCCCTGGCTGCTGACCGGTGTTGTCATCGTGGAAACGATTTTCAATTACAAGGGTTTCGGCTGGGCGCTGGTTCAGGCCGCGGGCAACAATGACATCGAACTGCTGATGGGCATTTCTGTAGTTGCGGTAATCGTGGTGCTGCTGACCCAGCTCATCTCCGACATCGGCTATGTCTTCCTCAACCCGCGCATCCGCGTCAACTAA
- a CDS encoding ABC transporter permease gives MTDLTTPELLLQLSLRFLPVWACMAVILTGSIATRRKTGLYGQIFDSPIGVAGFSLVLFWVLTAIFANQIITHDPYGQFAGMKNALPGSAIPGADEDTYTWYLLGGDNLARDVFSRMVSGSRIVLTVSPIATIFAFLVGITLGLPAGYYGGRMDTALTFAANLIIAFPVILLFYLLVTPEIRAGGPAISFGAGHVWQASVPNVLAAIVFIFPMIFFCLFWHSRFYVRPVLRNVLVAITLGIGVWVYLGTAFDYDPTGIFLIEPGLKNIFAIIAVVGAPAKFRIVRGQVLDIKTRDFVAAAQTRGERPWYIMLWEILPNARGPLIVDFCLRIGYTAILLGALGFFGLGLTPESPDWGTTINEGRKFLALYAHPALAPALALMSLVLGLNLLGDTLREESLKD, from the coding sequence ATGACTGATCTCACAACTCCCGAACTTCTCTTGCAGCTAAGCCTGCGTTTTCTGCCCGTCTGGGCCTGCATGGCAGTTATCCTGACCGGATCCATTGCCACACGCCGCAAAACCGGCCTTTATGGTCAGATCTTTGACAGCCCTATTGGAGTCGCGGGTTTCTCCCTGGTGCTGTTCTGGGTTCTGACTGCAATCTTTGCAAATCAGATCATCACGCACGACCCCTATGGCCAGTTCGCCGGCATGAAAAACGCCCTGCCTGGCAGCGCCATTCCCGGGGCGGATGAAGATACCTATACTTGGTATCTGCTGGGCGGTGACAATCTGGCGCGGGACGTGTTCTCGCGGATGGTTTCCGGCAGCCGCATCGTGCTGACCGTCTCGCCGATTGCGACAATCTTTGCATTCCTGGTGGGGATCACTCTGGGCCTACCCGCTGGCTACTATGGCGGCCGCATGGACACGGCCCTGACCTTTGCGGCCAACCTGATTATCGCATTCCCGGTCATCCTGCTGTTCTACCTGCTGGTGACACCGGAAATCCGCGCAGGCGGCCCTGCCATCAGCTTTGGTGCCGGGCATGTCTGGCAGGCATCTGTTCCCAATGTTCTGGCGGCAATCGTCTTCATCTTCCCGATGATCTTCTTCTGCCTGTTCTGGCACTCCCGTTTCTATGTGCGCCCTGTTCTGCGCAACGTGCTGGTCGCCATCACGCTGGGCATTGGCGTCTGGGTCTATCTCGGAACTGCCTTTGACTATGATCCCACGGGAATTTTTCTGATCGAGCCTGGGCTCAAGAACATCTTCGCCATCATCGCGGTGGTTGGTGCGCCTGCCAAGTTCCGCATCGTGCGCGGACAGGTTCTGGACATCAAGACCCGTGATTTTGTTGCAGCTGCCCAGACCCGCGGTGAGCGTCCCTGGTACATCATGCTCTGGGAAATTCTGCCGAACGCCCGCGGGCCGCTGATCGTCGATTTCTGCCTGCGCATCGGTTACACCGCGATCCTTTTGGGCGCTTTGGGCTTCTTCGGCCTCGGCCTGACCCCGGAAAGCCCGGACTGGGGCACGACCATCAACGAAGGCCGGAAGTTCCTGGCTCTGTATGCTCATCCCGCTTTGGCACCTGCTTTGGCCCTCATGAGCCTCGTACTAGGCCTCAATCTGCTGG